The Haloarcula sp. H-GB4 genome segment GGCATTCGCCGGCACCGTTGTCAGTGCCGAGGTTCTCGCCGACGCCTTCAACCTTGTCCTCGGCGGCGTGGGCCGGACAGAACATCTTCGAGACGCGCTGGTCCCGAGAGTCCTGTTCGTACCACTGCTGGAGTTGCAGCCGGATTTTCGAGAGGTGCTGGGTCGCGCCGCCGGCGAACGGCCCTGAATCGACCGTTACCCGGTCCTCGGAGGCCTGGTTCTCCTTGAATCCTGACTTGAAGCCCATGAACAGCGGGGCCTCTTCCGGGACTGGCTCGGAGTCCGGAACCCCGTCGACGTCCTGATTCTCGGCGGGCAGACCGGCCCCGACGAATCCCGTCCGGCGCTCCGCCTCGCGCAGCACACCCTCGAAGGTAGCGCTCATCTCGTGGTCGTTTACCGTGTCTCGGTTGCCTTTCACCGCTTCCTCGGCTGCAATAACGGCCCGCTCGTCGTCGCTCGCGAGGTGTAGCAGTGCGTCGGGCGTGTCGAGTTCTGGGTCTTCGAAGGGGGCAAGCGCCATTGGCTCGGGCAGGTCGACGCCGGCTACGTCGGCCTCGAAGCGGTCGAAGTAGGTCGGACTGTACCCGAGCGTGAACAGCAGTCCCTCGTTGCTCCACTCGTAGGCCCGTTCGAGGTCTCGAAGCGCAGTCTCGACCTGCTCGCGGTCGGCATCGGCCGGCGTTCCGTCGCCAGTGTAGTCCAGCAACAAGAGGACGTGGTGGCGCGACAGTCGGTGGTTCCCCGCGTCGTCAGTGGCCAGCGACGCGTCCCAGGCGTGCTGGCGCTCCGGGAGGGACGAGGGGTCATCGGTTCCCTTGGGTACCGTTCCCGATCCGCGATCAAGACAGGCGGCCAGTGCCGCGGTGCCGCCGATGGCGACGGCACTCTTGGCGAACTCGCGTCGGGAAATGCCGCGTTCAGTCATCACCCACACTATGGGCTGCCCGTGCAATTGGGTTGTGGTACAAGACTCGAAAGCACCGCTGCCCGCAGAAACTGAGCTACTCGCTCTCGAACAGCCTGTCAAGTAACCGGGTGAAGCGATCCGACAGGCGGTCGGGGCCCGTGGGCTCCACTGCCGCGAGCAGTTCGACCGTCAGGTCCGGCCGACAGAGCGCCAGCGTCACTCGTCCCTCGCTCCGGCGCTTTTCGACGATATCGTGCTCGACCAGCCCGCTGAGGTGGTGTTCGAGCGTGCTCCGTGCGATATCGAGATGGCCGGCCACCTCGCCGGGGCGAGCAGTTTCGCGCTGTATGAGCGTAACAAGAATGTCTCTCGCCGTCTCGCGACGGAGGAAGGCGATAGCATGGCGCTCCCAGGGGTCAAACGACGACGCGTAGTAGTGTGTACGCCCATTGACCGACTCGCTGTGAACGCGGTCAAGTCTGGCCAGGTGGTGCTGGACCTGTCCCGTCGCGAGGTCCAGCGCCCGTGTTAGTTCTCGGAAGTGAACGCCCGGATTCGACTCGATATGCTGGTGGATTCTGGCTCTGGTGTCGCTCATAGTCCCTCCTCATCGAGGCGTTTCTCGACTGTCCGGGCGTAGTACACTGCACCGAGGACGAGGACGACAAAGACGGTATCGAGCGCGTGTTCGAGGAGATGGTGAGTCGGTGCTGAAACCACTGAAAACCCCGACAACAGCGCGATGAGCGGGCGGGCAAACAGCGCGGTGAGTGCGAGCGCAATCAGCAGGTACGCGCGCGTTCCGCGTTGTCGGTACGCGGCCAGGGCGAGCCCACACAGGATTGCTCCGGCTACGGCGGAGAGGACAACGACGGCGACGATATCCCAGCTCTCAGCGCCGGAGTGCCCCCCAATACTGAGCAGCTTCATCAGACCACTACTTCGAAACCACGGTGCCTCAGTCGTTCGGTTTTGCGCGACTTTTTTATCGGACCGCTGAGACGTGGCGGTATGGACTGCATCGGCTTCATCTGCGAGCCTGAACACCCGGTGTTTGGTGCCGTCGCAGAACGGCTCTCCGCTCGGGGGTTCGACGTCCAGTTTCTCCGCCCCGGAAACCCGGTGGCCAAAGCCGATATCGACGACCTGGCCGCACTCGTCAATACGACGCTCGGGCCGGAGTCGTTCAGCGCCCTTCGATACGCTGACAGCGTTGGCGTTGAGACGTGGAACGGGTTCCTGCCGACGACGGCGCTTGCCTGCCGACTTGTCGCCCTGAACGGGTTGGAACAGGTCGGCTGTAAGGTGCCGACCGTCTGGTTCGAAAAGCCAGAGTGCGATTACATCCCTCGCACCCGCTACTCCTGGGACGGTGTGCCGGCAAATAGCGACGAGGGCGATTTCTATCAGGCCTGTGTTCGGGAGGAGCCGGTGGAGTACAAGTACTTCGCCGTCAACGACGGCCGCGAAACCCATCTGCGAGCGATTCAGGTTCGGTCGGAAGTGTCCGGGCTGGACCACGTCATCAGCGAGGAGACTGTTGAGGTGACGCTCGCGGCCCGTGTCCGGGAGTTACTGGACCGCTTCGGCGCGCGGGCGCTCTGTGTCGAGTTTGTCGAAGGCGAATCACAGTTCTACGCACAGGCTGTCGACCCCGTGCCGGGATTCGCTGGGACGGGGATGGAGCGCCGCGTCGCCGACTCTATCGCCTCGCTGACAACAATCGGTGCCTGAGTGCCGGCGTCGTCAGGGACGTTCGATAATCCTATATCTGGTACCAAGGCACAAGATTATACAGGCGTACCGACGTGGTAACGACCGGAGCATCATATGAGCACGTTCGTTCATCTTATCGCGGATTACGGCCCGGCCGACCCGGCCTTCTCAGAGGTCGTCCACCGTCTCACTGCTGCCAACCCGACGATGACCGTCCAGTCGACCGAGGTCAAGCCGTTCTCGACGGTCGCCACGGGGTTCTGGATCGCGCAGCTCGGCATCCACAATCCGTCGTTCGACGACCTGTTGATTTACTCGAACACGGCCCCACGAACAACGGAATCGACACCGGAGCGGCCCGACACCGGCGGGGCGCTCTGTTACCTCGAACTGGACAACGGTGTCCCCGTCGTCGCCGTCGACGCCGGCTACAACCTCTCGTTTATCGCCGACCACGCCACGACCTTCCGTGAGATCGAACTCCCGGCGGACACGGGCCAGTTCCGCTCGCGGGACGTGTTTCCCCGGCGAGTCGTCGAAATCGCAAATGGGAATCACTCGTCCCTCGGCGTGGAGCGGTCACTCGACGACGTGCCGGCCCCGCCCGAGTCCGTGGTCTGTCACGTCGACGGCTACGGGAACGTCAAGACCTCGATCCGCCATTCGGCGTTCGCACCGGGGAGTGACACAGTCACTGTCGAACTCAACGACGAGTCCCATGAAGTCGCCGTCAGAGATGCTGTGTCGAACGTTTCGGAAGGGTCCCTTGCTATCGTCCCGGGGTCGGCAGGTGGGGGCGACCCGTATCAGGAACTGTTCCTTCGCGGCGGGTCCGCGGCGTCAGCCTTCGGCAATCCGGAGCCCGGAGATTCTCTCTCTATTCGGGCGGAACAAGCCTGAGATCGCCCATACAATGGTCTCGCAGCGCGGAGCAGGGATCGAACTGGTCCGGTCGGCGTGCCAGCGGCTCACCACCCTTCGGGGAGTTTATTAGCGCCGTGGGCCACGACACACCTAATGAGTGGCGAGCAGGAACTCGGCATCACCGAGAGCAAGGAGCATTCACCCGGCGAGTGGTACGCCGAGGTCGTCCAGAAGGCCGGCCTCGCGGACTACGCCCCCATGGGCGGGTTCATCGTCACGCGCCCACGCGGCTACGCTATCTGGGAGCGTATCCAGAACAATCTCGACGGCTGGTTCAAGGACACCGGCGTGCAGAACGCCTACTTCCCCATGTTTATCCCCGAAGAGTATCTGGAGAAGGAGAAAGACGTCGTCGAAGGGTTCGACCCCGAGGTGGCATGGGTAACCCATGGTGGCCACGACGAACTCGAAGAACGCCTCGCCGTCCGGCCCACCAGCGAGTCCATCATCGCGCCGTTCATGGCCCAGTGGACTCGCTCGCACCGGGACCTCCCGATGCGGCTGAACCAGTGGTGTTCGGTCGTCCGATGGGAGGCCACCGAGACGAAGCCGTTCTTCCGCACCAAGGAGTTCCTCTGGCAGGAGGGCCACACCGCCCACGCCGACAAGGACGGCGCGTGGGAGGAGACGATGACCCGTCTGGATCAGTACGCCCGCCTCTACGAGGAGGTCATGGCGATGCCGCCGCTGAAGGGACGCAAGCCGCCCCACGACAAGTTCCCCGGCGCGCACACGACGACGACCATCGAGACGCTGATGCCCGACGGTAAGACCGTGCAGGCTGCCACCTCCCACTACCTCGGGACCTCCTTCGGCGAGGCGTTCGACATCACCTACGCCGACGCCGACGAGGAGGAGAACACGGCCCACACGACCTCGTGGGGACTGTCCTGGCGCGCGATGGGTGCGCTCATCATGACCCACTCGGATGACCAGGGCCTCGTGCTCCCGCCCGCACTCGCGCCTGACCAAGTCGTGGTCGTCCCCATCTGGCAGGAGGACAACAAGGACGAAGTCATTGACTACGCCGCCGACCTCGCTGCCGAACTCGACGAGGCCGGCGTCCGCGTCGAACTCGATGACCGCGAACACCGCAATCCCGGCTTCAAATACAACGAACACGAACTCCACGGCGTTCCCCTCCGGGTCGAAATCGGCCCCCACGAGGTTGAGGACGGGGAAGCCACGCTGGTCCACCGGCCCGACGGCGAAACCGAGACGGTCGACCGCGACGGTATCGCCGACACCGTTACCGACCACCTCGACACCGTCCACGCCAAGCTATATGCCAGCGCTGAGGAGACGCTGGAAGGCGAAATCCGTGAGGCTGAGTCCCGCGAGGAAATCCTCGGCACCATCGGCCAGCACGGCGGCTACGTGAAGTGTGGTTGGTGTGGTGACGAGGACTGCGAGGAGCCGATCAAGGACGCTATCGCGGCCGAAATCGTGATGGTGCCCCTTGACCGCGACGAGGAGCCAATCCACGACGATTGCGCCATCTGTGGCGAGGACGCCGAGGAGACGGCGTACTTCGCGAAGAGCTACTGACCAGACGGTTCGGTTGCTTTCTCCGGCACCCGCTCCAGAAACGCGTCCGCTTCGGCTCGGCCCGTTTCGATGAGATCCTCGATAAACCGAGGGTCGCGGTCGCGTTTCGAGGCTGCTGTCAGCTTTTCATCGAGTTTCAGTCGCCGTATCTCCACGTGTTTGAAATCGTCCGGGAGATACCCTTTGTCCACCCATTCGTTGACCTTCCGGACGAAGAACAGCTCCTGATTCAGCGAAAGATTCCCGGATAGCTCCTGCCGGCGGTCGGTGATCTCTGCCAGCGATGTCGGACGGTCATCGCGGGTCTGTGGCTCGATCTGGATAACCCAGATCTCGTCCGGTTTTGGCCGGTCACTGGTCAGGAACTCCCGGATCGGCGGGTTCTGTGAGAACAGGCCGTCCCAATGCCAGTGGCCGTTCAGTTCGACAGCCTCGTACAGCAGCGGGAACGCAGCCGAGGCCAGCACCGCCTTCGGTGTGATGGCATCGTCGGTGAACGTCTCGAACACGCCGCTGTTGACGTTGACTGTGCCGACGGTCACGTGTGGCGGCGCCCTGTCAGCGAGGCTGTCGAACTCGTCGAACGCGATGTGGCGGTCAAGCAGCGACAGATACCAGTCGTGGCCGACTGCTCCCGGCGTCGCGTAGGGCGAGATATCGGCCGCAGGGAGCATGCGGTTCTGCAGTCGCTTGCGCCACACGAGCGACTCGTTCAGCAGGAACGAGGGCGTCGTCGTGGCGGCGACATCACACCAGACATCCTCCAGTAGTTCCCCGGCGTAGTCGTGGCCGTCACTGAGCAGGCCGTACCAGGCCGTGACTGCACAGAGAGCGCCGCCTGAGGTGCCACTCAACCCTACGAGATTGTACTCGGCGTTGACCGCTGGTAGGAGTTGTTGCAGCGCACCGGCGGTAAACGCGCTGTGGCTGCCGCCGCCCTGACAGGCGATAGCGACGCTGGGGCCATGACCAGACATGGTTTAATTCATATACGAAGAACTTGTATAGATAACTGCCGGCTGATACTGCCGTGAAGCACATTGCTACCCCTGAGGGAGCCTGTGTCTTCACAAAGGTACAGCCAGCAATCTGAAGGAAGGATGGGGTCGGGGAGCGTGTGACATTTTCCTCCGTGCCCCCGATACTCTCTGCTGTCCCTATGTATATAAATCGCCGTCAGACTACAGTCATACAAACGCCAAACGGCGAACAGATACCGTCGTGGGAAATGTAGCCCTTCAGACAGTACATGACAGCAGCGGAGGAGCAACAGCCCTGATGCAACCGATCAGTTGGAGTGGGTTGTCGGAGACAGCGGGCGGTTAGTTGAGTGGGTACATCCGTCGCAGCGAGTGACGAATATTAAGACCTTATATATTTCTCAGCAGGTGAAATGGATAGATATCCGGAACCAACACGGTTATATCTCGGCCTATGTTATCAGCTGTCATGGACGACGTGTTTGTCGGACGAATTATGTCATCGCCTGTCACCACTGTTGCCGCCGATGCGAACGCGAAAGCGGTCGCCAAGCGGATGCTTGACGAGAACATTAGCTCTGTTGTCGTCGTCGACCCCGACGGAGCGTTACTGGGGATCCTCACCTCCACGGACTTCGTCGAAATCGCCGCAGAAGGAGGCGATACGGCGGGGTTAGACGTGTCCGAATTCATGACGACGGACTTGGTTACGGTAACGGCAAACGACCCCATCGAGGCGGCCGCAAGCGTAATGCTGGACCACAGTGTCCACCACCTTCCTGTCGTCGACGAAACGGAAGGGGTGGTCGGAATGTTGACGACAACTGACATGACGGCGTACGTTTCGGGTATCGAGCAGTCATCTGCACCCGTGCTCGGCTGAACACGATGTAAACCGCCAGCCGCGGTACGATGATTTATAAATGGTGATACAGTTCAAACAATCGTGATAAATATATACTCCCTAATGTGGGGTTAAACAACACTAATACCATTAGGATTACCCTCTTATAGTGGCATCCCCAGTCGTGAAACACATGGTTGAGCGACAGACAGGTCTCTCTGCAGGCGACGCCGGGCTTGCAGATCCCACAGACGAACGGTCGAACTGTGGTGTCGGGGTCGTCATGGACCTCGACGGCCAGAGCGACCACTGGGTTGTATCGGACGGACTCGAACTCCTCGACAACCTCGAACATCGAGGAACGACAGGAGCCGAGCAAGATACGGGCGACGGAGCGGGCATCATGCTCCAGATTCCACACGAGTTTTTCGCTGCCGAAGTCGACGCCGACCTGCCACCTGCTGGCGAGTACGCCGTCGGCACGCTCTTTCTCCCGCAGGACGACGAGGTCGCCGAGAGTCTGACAGACCTCGTCGAGACGGAACTCGCCGCTGAGGGCCTCGATGTCCTCGACTGGCGCGACGTTCCAACGGACAACAGCGACCTTGGCGCGACGGCGCTCGAATCCGAACCCGACATCGTCCAGTTTTTCGTTACCTCTGCGACGGGCAAGACCGGTGATGCCTTCGAGAATCAGCTGTACATCGGCCGCCGGGCGCTCGAAAACACTGTTGAGGGGGAAAAGCCGGCAGGCCACGAGCGGTTCTACGTCGTTTCGCTCGCAACCGATGTCGTGGTGTACAAAGGCCTGCTCAAGGCCGAACAGCTCGAAGACTACTATCCTGACCTCGAAGACGAGCGGATGCAGTCGACGTTCGCAATGGTTCACGCCCGGTTCTCGACGAACACGCTGGGTGCGTGGCACCTCGCCCACCCGTATCGTCGCGTCATCCACAACGGCGAGTTCAACACGATTCAGGGGAACATCAACTGGATGCGCGCTCGGGAGACCGACATCCAGAGCGACGAGTTCGAGGGAGATCTGGAGAAGATCAAGCCCATCATCGACGACCCCGAGCAGTCAGACACTGCGAGCGTTGACAATGCGCTCGAACTCCTCCTGCAGGGCGGCCGCGACCTCCCCCACGCCCTCCGGATGCTCATCCCCGAGGCCTGGCGTGGCGAGATGAACGACGTGACCGGTGACCGTCGTGACTTCTACGATTACCACGCCTCGCTTGTCGAACCGTGGGACGGCCCGGCGCTCGTCGCAGCCACCGACGGCGACCGCATCGGAGCCGTGCTGGACCGGAACGGTCTCCGCCCGTGCCGCTATGACGTGTTGGAGGACAATACGCTCGTGATGTCCTCAGAAGCCGGCGCACTGGAACACGACGCCAGCGAAATCACGGAGCGCGGGCGTCTCCAGCCCGGCCAGTGTTTCCTCGCCGACCCTGAAGAGGGACGCGTTATCCCTGACGAGGAAGTGTTCGACGACATCACTGACGACAAGTACGGCGAGTGGGTCGACGAAGAACAGGTCGACCTTGACGAGGTTGCTGACCGCGGAGACAACGCACCTCGGGACCCCGCGGACGCGCTCCGGAGCCAGCAGGCCATGTACGGCTACACGTATGACGAGGTCGACCACCTCATCGAGCCGATGGCCGAGAAGGGGAAAGACCCCGTCGGCTCCATGGGTGACGACACGCCGCTGTCGGTGCTTTCGCAGTTCAACCGCCCGCTGTTCACCTACTTCAAGCAGCTGTTCGCCCAGGTGACGAATCCGCCGCTTGACTACATCCGCGAGGAACTCGTCACGTCGCTGGAGTCTCGGCTGGGCCACCAGCGTAACATCCTCAACGAGAGTCAGGGCCACGCTCGCCAGCTCGTTTTGGACTCGCCGGTTCTCACCGACGAGGAGACGCAGTCCATCAAGGATCTGGACGCCAACGGCATGTCCACGACGGTCATCGATATCACCTATGAAGAGGGCGGCGACCTTCGCCAGGCCGTCGAAGACGTGCGGGCCG includes the following:
- the proS gene encoding proline--tRNA ligase; amino-acid sequence: MSGEQELGITESKEHSPGEWYAEVVQKAGLADYAPMGGFIVTRPRGYAIWERIQNNLDGWFKDTGVQNAYFPMFIPEEYLEKEKDVVEGFDPEVAWVTHGGHDELEERLAVRPTSESIIAPFMAQWTRSHRDLPMRLNQWCSVVRWEATETKPFFRTKEFLWQEGHTAHADKDGAWEETMTRLDQYARLYEEVMAMPPLKGRKPPHDKFPGAHTTTTIETLMPDGKTVQAATSHYLGTSFGEAFDITYADADEEENTAHTTSWGLSWRAMGALIMTHSDDQGLVLPPALAPDQVVVVPIWQEDNKDEVIDYAADLAAELDEAGVRVELDDREHRNPGFKYNEHELHGVPLRVEIGPHEVEDGEATLVHRPDGETETVDRDGIADTVTDHLDTVHAKLYASAEETLEGEIREAESREEILGTIGQHGGYVKCGWCGDEDCEEPIKDAIAAEIVMVPLDRDEEPIHDDCAICGEDAEETAYFAKSY
- a CDS encoding ArsR family transcriptional regulator produces the protein MSDTRARIHQHIESNPGVHFRELTRALDLATGQVQHHLARLDRVHSESVNGRTHYYASSFDPWERHAIAFLRRETARDILVTLIQRETARPGEVAGHLDIARSTLEHHLSGLVEHDIVEKRRSEGRVTLALCRPDLTVELLAAVEPTGPDRLSDRFTRLLDRLFESE
- a CDS encoding Tat pathway signal protein, which encodes MTERGISRREFAKSAVAIGGTAALAACLDRGSGTVPKGTDDPSSLPERQHAWDASLATDDAGNHRLSRHHVLLLLDYTGDGTPADADREQVETALRDLERAYEWSNEGLLFTLGYSPTYFDRFEADVAGVDLPEPMALAPFEDPELDTPDALLHLASDDERAVIAAEEAVKGNRDTVNDHEMSATFEGVLREAERRTGFVGAGLPAENQDVDGVPDSEPVPEEAPLFMGFKSGFKENQASEDRVTVDSGPFAGGATQHLSKIRLQLQQWYEQDSRDQRVSKMFCPAHAAEDKVEGVGENLGTDNGAGECPEDVVDSGRREGVVGHAQKMSRVREDGTPTILRRDFDSTDGGEAGLHFLALQRSIADFVATKQAMNGTDVANDSAVGQRVNNGILQYMTVTRRGNYLLPPRDLRALPPADPA
- a CDS encoding patatin-like phospholipase family protein; amino-acid sequence: MSGHGPSVAIACQGGGSHSAFTAGALQQLLPAVNAEYNLVGLSGTSGGALCAVTAWYGLLSDGHDYAGELLEDVWCDVAATTTPSFLLNESLVWRKRLQNRMLPAADISPYATPGAVGHDWYLSLLDRHIAFDEFDSLADRAPPHVTVGTVNVNSGVFETFTDDAITPKAVLASAAFPLLYEAVELNGHWHWDGLFSQNPPIREFLTSDRPKPDEIWVIQIEPQTRDDRPTSLAEITDRRQELSGNLSLNQELFFVRKVNEWVDKGYLPDDFKHVEIRRLKLDEKLTAASKRDRDPRFIEDLIETGRAEADAFLERVPEKATEPSGQ
- a CDS encoding CBS domain-containing protein, yielding MDDVFVGRIMSSPVTTVAADANAKAVAKRMLDENISSVVVVDPDGALLGILTSTDFVEIAAEGGDTAGLDVSEFMTTDLVTVTANDPIEAAASVMLDHSVHHLPVVDETEGVVGMLTTTDMTAYVSGIEQSSAPVLG
- a CDS encoding SAM hydroxide adenosyltransferase — translated: MSTFVHLIADYGPADPAFSEVVHRLTAANPTMTVQSTEVKPFSTVATGFWIAQLGIHNPSFDDLLIYSNTAPRTTESTPERPDTGGALCYLELDNGVPVVAVDAGYNLSFIADHATTFREIELPADTGQFRSRDVFPRRVVEIANGNHSSLGVERSLDDVPAPPESVVCHVDGYGNVKTSIRHSAFAPGSDTVTVELNDESHEVAVRDAVSNVSEGSLAIVPGSAGGGDPYQELFLRGGSAASAFGNPEPGDSLSIRAEQA